One region of Trichosurus vulpecula isolate mTriVul1 chromosome 1, mTriVul1.pri, whole genome shotgun sequence genomic DNA includes:
- the LOC118858581 gene encoding N-alpha-acetyltransferase 20-like → MTVLRAFTCDDLFRFNNINLDPLTETYGIPFYLQYLAHWPEYFIVAEAPGGELMGYIMGKAEGSVAREEWHGHVTALSVAPEFRRLGLAAKLMDLLEEISERKGGFFVDLFVRVSNQVAVNMYKQLGYSVYRTVIEYYSASNGEPDEDAYDMRKALSRDTEKKSILPLPHPVRPEDIE, encoded by the coding sequence ATGACCGTGCTCCGGGCTTTCACCTGTGACGACCTGTTCCGTTTCAACAACATCAATCTGGATCCACTAACAGAAACTTATGGGATACCATTTTATTTACAATATCTAGCTCACTGGCCCGAGTATTTCATCGTTGCAGAGGCACCTGGTGGCGAGCTCATGGGTTATATTATGGGCAAAGCAGAGGGTTCAGTAGCCAGAGAAGAGTGGCATGGTCATGTCACAGCCCTATCAGTTGCACCGGAATTTCGACGCCTTGGTTTAGCTGCTAAATTAATGGACCTACTGGAGGAGATTTCAGAAAGAAAGGGTGGATTTTTTGTTGATCTCTTTGTAAGAGTGTCAAATCAAGTTGCAGTCAACATGTATAAGCAACTGGGCTACAGTGTGTATAGAACAGTAATAGAGTACTATTCTGCAAGCAATGGAGAGCCTGACGAAGATGCTTATGATATGAGGAAAGCACTCTCCAGGGATACAGAAAAGAAATCCATTTTACCGTTACCTCATCCTGTGAGACCTGAAGACATCGAATAA